A portion of the Cryptomeria japonica chromosome 5, Sugi_1.0, whole genome shotgun sequence genome contains these proteins:
- the LOC131044754 gene encoding uncharacterized protein LOC131044754, translated as MKLSLMRCGRLSVEGEAEEVISKKKKKPHHGKKMSSSNPYSTIGLDKFASLNAELSAKREYVARKTGTPEAMVRFVYTSKGWAPVVVKNGHGGKDEEVLLLPPNSRGKDSVRADEGCDNGDIASSSSQMTVAGNLPWWSEYLATTAFGVLTVSAIMVRKFAVPAVAMAVVMVVGSLQRRWMGGVMCTRSFIDTAVSYFSELFIHWNRSLQVRKTGPPKERLQVEAEQHVASPEHNIITERSQGGPLFSFSAPSSPTVRDPTMFFAPKSSSRSQDFSTQLEARKKKIENRQLGRVVSMDGQSRNQDFNTQLEAKKKKTENRQLRRAVSMDGQPRKPIKSQQSESSFWAREGEIDATLGATLMLILLFFLVFYGRLYAICFTSAYLYVLSKLRIELSIRRGLSIQRSDN; from the coding sequence atgaagttgtcattgatgcgTTGTGGGAGATTATCAGTGGAGGGGGAAGCAGAAGAAGTaatctccaagaagaaaaagaagccaCATCATGGGAAAAAAATGTCTTCTTCTAATCCATATTCTACAATTGGCCTCGATAAATTTGCCAGTTTGAATGCAGAGCTCTCTGCAAAAAGAGAGTATGTTGCTAGGAAGACAGGCACCCCAGAGGCCATGGTGAGGTTTGTGTATACCAGTAAAGGATGGGCACCTGTGGTAGTGAAAAACGGGCATGGTGGTAAAGATGAGGAGGTTTTGCTCCTGCCACCTAATTCAAGGGGAAAAGACAGTGTGAGGGCTGATGAAGGGTGTGATAATGGTGATATTGCATCTTCTAGTAGCCAAATGACTGTAGCTGGGAACTTGCCATGGTGGTCTGAGTATCTGGCAACGACTGCATTTGGGGTGCTGACTGTGAGTGCCATTATGGTTAGAAAGTTTGCTGTGCCTGCAGTTGCCATGGCTGTTGTTATGGTGGTGGGTTCTCTGCAGAGGAGGTGGATGGGTGGTGTCATGTGCACAAGGAGCTTCATAGACACAGCAGTCTCATACTTCTCAGAGCTTTTCATCCACTGGAACAGAAGCTTACAGGTGAGAAAAACGGGGCCTCCAAAGGAGAGACTTCAAGTAGAGGCAGAGCAACATGTGGCATCTCCAGAGCATAACATCATTACTGAAAGGTCTCAAGGAGGGCCTCTGTTTTCCTTCAGTGCACCCTCTAGCCCTACTGTGAGAGATCCTACTATGTTTTTTGCACCCAAAAGCAGCAGCAGGAGCCAGGACTTCAGTACCCAATTGGAGGctaggaagaagaagatagagaatagGCAGTTGGGAAGGGTTGTGTCCATGGATGGTCAGTCAAGGAACCAGGACTTCAATACCCAATTGGAGGCTAAGAAGAAGAAGACAGAGAATAGGCAGTTGAGAAGGGCTGTGTCCATGGACGGTCAGCCTAGGAAGCCCATCAAATCACAGCAGTCAGAGAGTTCTTTCTGGGCAAGGGAAGGGGAAATTGATGCCACCTTGGGTGCCACTCTGATGcttattcttctcttcttcttggttTTCTATGGCAGGCTCTATGCCATTTGCTTCACATCTGCTTACTTGTATGTACTTTCCAAGCTCAGAATTGAATTGAGCATAAGAAGAGGGCTATCGATTCAGAGATCTGATAATTGA